A region from the Spirochaetota bacterium genome encodes:
- a CDS encoding NCS2 family permease: MKLLDRYFKITERGSSVKTEIIAGITTFVTMAYIIIVNPKILEAAGIPFGASMVATILSAFFGTLLMGIYAKRPFAIAPYMGENAFIAFTVVKVLGYSWQTAIGAIFIGGILFTLLTILKIRNWFANSIPEGLKIGFAVGIGLFLSFIGLNETGIVRLGVAGAPVHVGNFHNPAVLLSIFAFLFIGFLLIKRVNGSILLGMILVTFLSFLFNITELPDKWLSMPPSLEPTLFKLDIIGALTWGFFSVILTVFVMDFVDTMGTLIGVSYRAGLLDENGNLPEIEKPMLCDSLATVVGALLGTTTTGTFIESATGIEAGGRTGLTSIVTALLFLLALFFAPFFTIIPACAYGPALIIVGMLMLSPISRVKFDDLSEVIPVFTIILMMCFTYNLGIGMTASFIVYPIIKTVSGKGGEVPLGIWILGAISIIFYIFFPY, encoded by the coding sequence ATGAAGCTATTAGATAGGTATTTTAAAATTACTGAAAGGGGATCATCAGTAAAAACTGAGATAATTGCAGGAATTACTACATTTGTTACTATGGCCTATATTATAATCGTTAATCCAAAGATTCTGGAAGCAGCTGGAATCCCCTTTGGGGCTTCAATGGTTGCTACGATTTTAAGCGCCTTCTTCGGAACACTACTAATGGGAATTTATGCAAAACGACCCTTTGCAATTGCGCCCTATATGGGTGAAAATGCATTTATAGCATTTACTGTCGTAAAGGTCTTAGGATATAGCTGGCAGACTGCTATTGGCGCTATTTTTATTGGTGGGATTCTTTTTACACTCTTAACAATTTTAAAAATACGAAATTGGTTTGCTAATTCGATACCAGAGGGTTTAAAGATTGGATTTGCCGTGGGGATTGGCTTATTTTTAAGCTTTATTGGTTTAAATGAGACAGGTATTGTAAGATTAGGGGTGGCAGGAGCCCCAGTTCATGTTGGAAATTTTCATAATCCAGCCGTACTCTTATCAATATTTGCATTTTTATTTATAGGATTTCTATTAATAAAACGGGTAAATGGTTCAATACTCCTTGGTATGATCCTTGTTACCTTCCTATCCTTTCTATTTAACATAACCGAATTGCCAGATAAATGGCTGAGTATGCCACCGAGTCTCGAACCTACTCTATTCAAGCTTGACATTATCGGCGCTTTGACCTGGGGATTTTTTTCTGTTATTCTAACGGTCTTTGTTATGGATTTTGTTGATACCATGGGCACATTGATTGGTGTCTCTTATAGAGCGGGTTTGTTGGATGAGAATGGAAATCTGCCTGAGATCGAGAAACCGATGCTATGCGATTCCCTTGCAACTGTTGTTGGGGCTTTATTGGGAACAACGACTACAGGCACTTTCATAGAATCTGCGACTGGTATTGAAGCTGGCGGAAGGACTGGTTTAACCTCTATCGTAACTGCATTATTATTTCTCTTGGCGCTCTTCTTTGCGCCCTTTTTTACTATAATTCCTGCATGCGCTTATGGCCCTGCCTTAATCATAGTTGGGATGTTGATGCTTTCACCCATATCTAGAGTTAAATTTGACGATTTATCGGAAGTGATTCCAGTCTTTACTATAATTCTCATGATGTGTTTTACATATAATCTTGGTATAGGCATGACAGCAAGTTTTATTGTTTACCCAATAATTAAGACTGTATCCGGTAAGGGAGGAGAAGTGCCACTAGGAATATGGATATTGGGAGCAATATCTATAATTTTTTATATCTTTTTCCCTTATTGA
- a CDS encoding carboxypeptidase-like regulatory domain-containing protein encodes MNRFSSSQILGFINGQGVKRSVVLNIFLAIAISIAFGFIHGCGCDDDDGSPSYVIPSDQLTISGHVYLSPGGAQSQPELIPADGAQVTASTDLNNNGVIDFNESATVLADNEGSYRVAAPTMIGKKIVLSFYKEGYAKLLKTVEVNSLGEIILDGSLTKMDPLTKDDLDRWRDDAGTVEVSGIDISSGYARVFNPVTDTDRFPGSFSDRDGNMLISGVFTAFELNDAKGKRINRLKNGETAEIRMKVPKDTWDVIQDLTAGNGQIDVPMYYFDEASGEWIRDGQGWLENGDRAKIDEGQIAIINNKSFTGELFAVSNVSHFSYWNVDWPVDSHACIKGRIVDTSGNPVAGATVNVEGVTYSGSSSPQTTDINGEFCVDVMRSEGPGEDVDNDGTNEETQSVLISATSQGKMYRFTEIDVTTEQGSCPDGCMDIGNLSMNADNEVEISVCEISGQVTKNGSPADEAFIFALDETLNPDLLIDFCNPFDNCYYFTTSDSNGDFSVSGVYATKLNLMAWWLFTDETFYVYYTAQKNLFYCPSETLNLDLEFQYCWAMLSVSYNDVNKYISWSPIGDMQTIIVYDGSTYEIKWFINSENGGFPSPVTYPNVPGGATQLIPEIGTAASIESGDMISVYSTSGAEYDGHECVSFGDFIVE; translated from the coding sequence ATGAATAGATTTAGTTCGTCTCAAATATTAGGATTTATAAATGGGCAAGGAGTAAAAAGAAGCGTAGTATTAAACATATTTTTAGCGATAGCTATTAGTATAGCCTTTGGATTTATTCATGGATGTGGTTGCGATGATGATGACGGTAGTCCGTCATATGTAATACCTTCAGATCAACTGACGATTTCCGGACATGTTTATCTTAGTCCTGGAGGAGCGCAGTCTCAACCTGAGTTAATCCCTGCTGATGGGGCTCAAGTCACTGCCAGCACGGATTTAAATAATAATGGTGTAATAGATTTCAATGAGAGCGCGACAGTGCTGGCAGACAACGAGGGTAGCTATAGAGTTGCGGCTCCAACAATGATTGGAAAAAAAATTGTACTGTCCTTTTACAAGGAGGGTTATGCAAAACTCTTGAAGACGGTTGAAGTTAATTCGTTGGGTGAAATTATTCTGGATGGATCTCTTACTAAGATGGATCCATTAACCAAGGATGACTTGGATAGATGGAGAGATGATGCAGGTACAGTTGAGGTGAGTGGAATAGATATATCATCCGGTTATGCAAGGGTTTTCAATCCGGTTACAGACACAGACAGATTTCCTGGATCATTTTCTGACCGTGATGGCAATATGCTTATCTCAGGGGTATTTACTGCATTTGAGTTGAATGATGCAAAGGGAAAAAGAATTAATAGGCTTAAAAATGGCGAAACTGCAGAGATACGTATGAAGGTTCCTAAGGATACATGGGATGTCATTCAGGATCTCACTGCCGGGAATGGCCAAATTGACGTGCCTATGTATTATTTTGACGAAGCAAGCGGAGAATGGATTCGGGATGGGCAAGGTTGGCTTGAAAATGGAGACCGTGCAAAGATTGATGAGGGTCAGATCGCAATCATAAACAATAAAAGCTTTACGGGTGAACTCTTCGCAGTATCAAATGTATCACATTTTTCATATTGGAATGTGGATTGGCCGGTAGATTCCCATGCCTGCATAAAAGGGCGAATTGTTGATACCAGCGGTAATCCTGTTGCAGGTGCTACTGTAAATGTGGAAGGTGTAACTTATTCTGGAAGCTCATCTCCTCAGACAACTGACATAAATGGAGAGTTCTGTGTAGATGTGATGCGTTCCGAGGGACCTGGTGAGGATGTTGATAATGATGGAACCAATGAGGAGACGCAGAGTGTTCTAATTTCTGCGACATCCCAGGGAAAGATGTACCGATTCACTGAGATTGATGTAACTACGGAACAGGGTTCTTGTCCCGATGGCTGCATGGATATTGGTAACCTCAGTATGAATGCTGATAATGAGGTCGAGATTTCAGTGTGTGAGATCAGTGGACAGGTTACAAAAAATGGATCACCCGCTGATGAAGCTTTTATCTTTGCACTGGATGAAACATTGAATCCGGATTTATTGATAGATTTTTGCAATCCCTTTGATAATTGTTACTATTTCACAACAAGTGATTCAAACGGAGATTTTTCCGTGTCAGGCGTGTATGCCACAAAATTAAATCTTATGGCTTGGTGGCTATTCACCGATGAGACATTCTATGTGTACTATACCGCACAAAAAAATCTTTTTTACTGTCCTAGTGAGACATTGAATTTGGATTTAGAATTCCAATATTGTTGGGCAATGCTTTCGGTTAGTTATAATGATGTGAATAAGTATATTAGTTGGTCTCCCATAGGGGATATGCAGACAATAATTGTTTATGACGGCTCAACCTATGAAATCAAATGGTTTATTAATTCGGAAAATGGTGGATTCCCTTCGCCAGTCACTTACCCAAATGTGCCAGGTGGAGCCACGCAATTGATCCCAGAAATTGGAACAGCAGCATCAATAGAGTCAGGTGATATGATTAGCGTCTACTCAACAAGCGGAGCTGAATATGATGGGCACGAATGTGTTTCCTTTGGTGATTTTATAGTTGAATAA
- a CDS encoding diguanylate cyclase, with product MAEILLIEDSKLIASAIKKKIESELLLRVKWGQSYSDAIKLVKENNSNFFISLLDLYLPDAPNGEIVDFVLSKDIPSIVFTGELSDDVREYIWSKKVIDYVLKEGSHNLDYIVSLIRRISRNKSIDVLVVDDDRLFRIHLLKLLEVHKYNVFEASDGNEALGIIKDNPDIKMIITDYHMPNMDGFQLIKEVREKYSKEELAIIGIAGKGDNTLSARFIKNGANDFIDKPFVTEEFYCRVTQNIEMIEHINALRNSSNKDYLTDLYNRRYFFELGNQLFTNSKREQITITVAMIDIDYFKKINDTYGHAAGDEVLKQLSQILKKSFRESDIVSRFGGEEFCILTTNMDHEHSPRIFNGLRKKIGETSINIGFKKIQITVSIGICIKLMDSLEDMIEQADSMLYKAKEGGRNRVMLIK from the coding sequence GTGGCAGAGATATTGCTGATTGAGGATAGCAAATTAATTGCGTCTGCGATAAAAAAAAAGATAGAGTCAGAATTGCTATTAAGGGTTAAGTGGGGACAGAGTTACTCAGATGCTATTAAACTTGTTAAAGAAAATAATTCAAATTTTTTTATTAGTCTATTAGATCTATATCTTCCTGATGCTCCAAATGGAGAAATTGTTGATTTCGTATTATCAAAAGACATACCCTCTATCGTGTTTACTGGAGAGTTAAGTGATGATGTGCGAGAATATATCTGGTCCAAAAAGGTTATCGATTATGTTCTCAAGGAGGGCTCTCATAATCTTGACTATATAGTCTCTCTTATTAGACGTATTAGTCGAAATAAGTCAATTGACGTTCTTGTTGTTGATGATGATCGTCTTTTTAGAATACATCTTCTAAAATTATTAGAAGTGCATAAATATAATGTATTTGAGGCTTCTGATGGGAACGAGGCTCTTGGGATTATTAAAGATAATCCAGATATAAAAATGATTATCACTGACTATCATATGCCCAATATGGATGGATTTCAATTAATAAAAGAGGTTCGAGAGAAGTATTCTAAAGAAGAGCTAGCCATAATTGGGATTGCTGGCAAAGGTGACAATACCCTATCTGCACGTTTTATTAAAAACGGGGCCAATGATTTTATTGATAAACCTTTTGTAACAGAGGAATTCTATTGTAGAGTAACACAAAATATTGAAATGATTGAGCATATCAATGCGCTTAGAAATTCCTCAAACAAGGATTATTTAACGGATCTTTACAACCGCAGATACTTTTTTGAATTAGGCAACCAATTATTTACCAACTCAAAGAGAGAGCAGATAACGATTACTGTGGCAATGATTGATATAGATTATTTTAAGAAGATTAATGACACCTATGGACATGCCGCCGGGGATGAGGTATTAAAGCAATTATCACAAATACTAAAAAAATCATTTCGAGAATCTGATATTGTTTCACGCTTTGGCGGTGAAGAATTTTGCATATTAACAACCAATATGGATCACGAACATTCACCGAGGATCTTTAATGGACTTAGGAAAAAAATTGGAGAAACGTCTATCAATATTGGTTTTAAAAAGATACAAATTACAGTAAGCATTGGTATTTGTATCAAATTGATGGATTCGTTAGAGGACATGATCGAACAGGCCGATTCAATGCTCTATAAAGCGAAAGAGGGTGGCAGGAATAGGGTAATGCTTATTAAGTAA